Proteins from a single region of Dictyostelium discoideum AX4 chromosome 5 chromosome, whole genome shotgun sequence:
- the mkcC gene encoding MKC subfamily protein kinase: MDVEFTPSDTNKFEANITKQHQVIELNNQEEQQQPEQQEQPEQQEELKDNNEKIKTSEDSTTTTTTTATITTTGENSISITVTEANNNTNQLNKSTSSSSSLNNNKNEDNKSVTASIAPSSPVIESSAIESAIDSPYISSASVFSNATNNNNNTTTTNVVVPPPQLLESSTENITSAAEITPVTTTTTEETINIPKESIEVQKQLAETTTTAAITTTNSTQVTSTTVTNPDKLKCKMHRSNFIMTQIGGKKFTEMTLEQLLDEDDPQTGMGFKNPGPQGFLEYVGDTAPPPTPPPISTSNTTGKNTGKNSTTGKSEGKKATSNSSNVPPSPVLASSASPSPKLKSSSSSIRNSGAISGTSENGGGGNGSGTISKNTAPTTGNSTTTTTTTTSTTTSSSKDRKSVVQKQSTLGRLQKNEEERRKRKEQKRSRAREKPILIAGIEDLPAECLKMVKKSKIPEDKLIQHLNILLPILRFRTGYNLRHVPIVSSNNSTNSLGSSINKNNSNNTTTTTTTTNTNNKSPEVSTNSLDVNIINQNQNQTNSVQNNQINTSSNVITTNVIPTTTASQSSQAPYHPSHNGNEEDDYDDGSRLENAILPKGTVDLIETDRDVKKLYKNLKQIGSGGFGSVFLAKSTVDKCEIAIKKIAHVSAKAQRTNLNEIGFLNFCKHPNIVSYLRSHLVDDTIWIAMEYMQGGTLTEASQGHTFNESCIAYVAKGMLEGLMYLHAHNIVHRDIKSGNIMMTIDGKIKIVDFGLCVDANERKLVHMAGSPFWMSPEMIRGESYGCPTDIWSFAICLLELANGEPPHRKSSLTAMFTTATEGCAGLDKPERWTEHFTHFLNLCLEMDPSKRSTAEQLLKHPWINLSENPETMKKILAQIFIANVMNHLDN, encoded by the coding sequence atggATGTAGAATTCACACCCAGTGAcacaaataaatttgaagcTAATATTACCAAACAACACCAAGTGATTGAATTGAATAATcaagaagaacaacaacaaccagaacaacaagaacaaccagaacaacaagaagaactAAAAGATAATAACGAAAAGATAAAAACTAGTGaagattcaacaacaaccacaacaacaacagcaacaattacaaccacTGGTGAAAACTCAATTTCAATTACAGTTACAGAGGCAAATAATAACactaatcaattaaataaaagcaCTAGTAGCAGCagtagtttaaataataataaaaacgaAGACAATAAGAGTGTTACTGCATCAATtgcaccatcatcaccagtCATTGAATCATCTGCAATAGAATCAGCAATTGACTCACCATACATTTCATCTGCTTCAGTATTTTCAAACGCcaccaataataacaacaacaccaccacaacaaacgTTGTagtaccaccaccacaattaCTTGAGTCTTCAACTGAAAATATTACATCTGCAGCTGAAATTACACCAgtgacaacaacaacaacagaagAGACAATTAATATTCCAAAAGAATCAATAGAAGTACAAAAACAACTAGcagaaacaacaacaacagcagcaataACTACTACCAATTCAACACAAGTAACATCAACAACTGTAACAAATCCAGATAAATTAAAGTGTAAAATGCATAgatcaaattttataatgaCACAAATTGGTGGAAAAAAATTCACAGAGATGACATTAGAACAATTATTGGATGAAGATGACCCCCAAACTGGTATGGGGTTTAAGAATCCTGGTCCTCAAGGATTCTTAGAATATGTTGGTGATActgcaccaccaccaacaccaccaccaatttcAACATCCAACACAACTGGTAAAAATACAGGTAAAAACTCAACAACAGGTAAAAGTGAAGGCAAAAAAGCAACTTCAAACAGTTCAAATGTACCACCAAGTCCAGTACTTGCATCATCAGcttcaccatcaccaaaattaaaatcatcctCATCTTCAATTAGAAATAGTGGTGCCATTTCAGGTACAAGTgaaaatggtggtggtggtaatggaaGTGGTACAATTTCAAAGAATACAGCACCTACAACAGGTAAttctactaccaccaccaccaccaccacatctacaacaacatcatcatcaaaagaTAGAAAGAGTGTTGTTCAAAAACAATCAACATTAGGTAGATTACAAAAGAATGAAGAAGAAAgaagaaagagaaaagaaCAAAAGAGAAGTCGTGCTCGTGAAAAACCAATTCTAATCGCAGGTATTGAGGATTTACCAGCTGAATGTTTAAAGATGGTAAAGAAATCAAAGATTCCAGAggataaattaattcaacaccttaatattttattaccaATACTTAGATTTAGAACTGGATATAATTTAAGACATGTACCAATTGTATCAtctaataattcaacaaattcttTAGGttcatcaataaataaaaataattcaaataatactaccactactactactacaaccaatacaaataataaatcaccaGAAGTCTCAACAAATAGTCTTGatgtaaatataataaaccaaaaccaaaaccaaacaAATTCTGtacaaaataatcaaattaacaCAAGTTCAAATGTAATAACAACAAATGTAATACCAACTACAACAGCATCTCAAAGTAGTCAAGCACCATACCATCCAAGTCATAACGGAAATGAAGAggatgattatgatgatggATCACGTTTAGAGAATGCAATTTTACCAAAAGGTACCGTCGACTTGATTGAAACTGATAGAGAcgttaaaaaattatataaaaatttaaaacaaatcgGAAGCGGTGGGTTTGGTAGTGTATTTTTAGCAAAATCAACCGTTGATAAATGTGAAATTGCCATTAAAAAGATTGCACATGTATCAGCAAAAGCACAAAGAACCAATCTCAATGAGAttggatttttaaatttctgtAAGCATCCAAACATTGTCAGTTACTTAAGAAGTCATTTGGTTGATGATACCATTTGGATCGCTATGGAGTATATGCAAGGTGGCACTTTAACCGAAGCAAGTCAAGGCCACACTTTCAATGAGTCGTGTATCGCTTACGTTGCAAAGGGTATGTTGGAAGGCTTAATGTATTTACATGCTCACAACATCGTTCATAGGGATATTAAATCGGGTAACATTATGATGACCATCGATGGTAAAATCAAGATTGTCGATTTCGGTCTTTGTGTCGACGCAAATGAAAGAAAATTAGTACATATGGCAGGTTCCCCTTTTTGGATGTCTCCAGAGATGATTCGTGGTGAGTCCTATGGCTGTCCAACCGATATTTGGAGTTTTGCAATTTGTCTTTTGGAATTGGCAAATGGTGAACCACCCCACAGAAAATCTTCCCTCACTGCTATGTTCACCACTGCAACTGAGGGTTGTGCAGGTTTGGACAAACCTGAAAGATGGACCGAACACTTTACTCATTTCTTAAATCTTTGTTTAGAAATGGATCCTTCAAAGAGATCAACTGCCGAACAACTTTTAAAACATCCTTGGATTAATTTATCTGAAAATCCTGAAACTatgaaaaagattttagCTCAAATTTTCATTGCGAATGTTATGAATCATTTAGATAATTAA
- a CDS encoding poly polymerase, catalytic region domain-containing protein (Similar to ADP-ribose) → MDLNINININNKNKNKSIEEIIDILSLEFQQKPLESDFLLSLFYTTIFHRKSYILCNPFPPSFIDIPTTTQNKTSTITQPQKNFESLRSAFSQLPNVNSLSNKETLSKLSHQTLQALYFILKSSDGISVKFIDYKKFERKHGFLKDSPDHLKISHKPSFVFKVKYNVNSNNNNNNSNNDNSFCSSSNNNINCNNNNSNNNNSVLVSSYHEKRHRKFKELEKEKGSMLGYHGSANENWFNIIKGRGFSHQFVSEECLFGKGFYFSSDSKVSTTFIKWGGNGSSSSSSSKNNNNNNNNNNNNNNNHISELWWPNSMWAKKKIGFLSACTLINTIETARGIEVMATNHHQSPHVFTEKDRSLPPCYILADNSEDIRVKYMLLFSEDISNNNSKNNNIKQQNTKPILINQHHHQQHQRQQPMIDINRNSDDGSSNDTFIQRANNANDSIMVKLRPLFRFLMVVLVVFAAHFLLNTFKTASKKSSISHKGVFY, encoded by the exons atggatttaaatataaatattaatattaataataaaaataaaaataaaagtattgAAGAAATAATTGACATACTATCATTAGAATTTCAACAAAAACCATTGGAATCAGATTttctattatcattattctATACAACTATTTTTCATAGAAAAAGTTATATACTATGTAACCCTTTCCCACCATCATTTATTGATattccaacaacaacacaaaATAAAACCTCAACAATAACACAACCTCAAAAGAATTTTGAATCACTTAGATCAGCATTCTCTCAATTACCAAATGTAAATTCTCTCTCAAATAAAGAAACACTTTCAAAATTATCTCATCAAACACTTCAAGCattatatttcattttaaaatcatctgATGGTATATCAGTTAAATTTATAGATTATAAAAag ttTGAAAGAAAACATGGATTTCTAAAAGATTCACCAgaccatttaaaaatttcacaTAAACCATCTTTTGTATTTAAAGTCAAATATAatgtaaatagtaataataataataacaatagtaataatgataatagtttttgtagcagtagtaacaataatataaattgtaataataataatagtaataataataatagtgtttTAGTTAGTAGTTATCATGAAAAAAGGCatagaaaatttaaagaacTTGAAAAAGAGAAAGGTTCAATGTTAGGTTATCATGGTAGTGCAAATGaaaattggtttaatattatcaaaggTAGAGGATTCTCTCATCAATTCGTTTCAGAGGAATGTTTATTTGGTAAGGGTTTTTATTTCTCTTCCGATAGTAAAGTATCAACtacttttattaaatggGGTGGTAATGGAAGttcatcatcctcatcatcaaaaaataataataataataataataataataataataataataataaccatatCAGTGAATTATGGTGGCCAAATTCAATGTGggcaaaaaagaaaattgggTTCTTATCAGCATGTACTTTAATTAATACAATTGAAACAGCACGTGGTATTGAAGTTATGGCAactaatcatcatcaatcaCCTCATGTCTTTACTGAAAAGGATCGTTCTTTACCACCTTGTTATATTTTAGCTGATAATTCAGAGGATATTAGAGTTAAATAtatgttattatttagtgaagatattagtaataataattctaaaaataataatataaaacaacaaaacacaaaaccaattttaataaatcaacaccaccaccaacaacatcaacgTCAACAACCAATGATTGACATTAATAGAAATAGTGATGATGGTAGTAGTAATGATACATTTATTCAAAGAGCAAATAATGCCAATGATAGTATAATGGTTAAATTACGTCCATTGTTTAGATTTTTAATGGTTGTTTTGGTGGTTTTTGCTGCTCATTTCTTATTGAATACATTTAAAACTGCAAGTAAAAAGAGTTCAATCTCTCATAAAGGAGTcttttactaa
- the oatA gene encoding ornithine 5-aminotransferase yields the protein MDPISSQIQECTSKELIEMESEFAAHTYHPIPVVFKKASGVHVWDVEEKQYFDFLSAYSAVNQGHSHPKIVSALITQAQKCALSSRAFYNEVFPQYAKYITEYFGYEMVLPMNTGAEAVETSIKLARRWGYVKKGIAEDQAIVISCKGCFHGRTIGVISMSDDPSSYNKYGPLMNGIIKIDYNSTQQLEEVLSQHADRVCGFIVEPIQGEAGVVVPDEGYLKKCYELCKKYNVLLVADEIQTGLCRTGRMLCSDWDGIKPDLVLLGKAISGGLLPISAVLGGKDVMLTIKPGEHGSTYGGSPLASAVAMAALDVLRDENLAENAQKLGEHFRAQISNINHPAIQLVRGKGLLNAIVIDPNFTVSAWDICIKFAENGLLAKPTHDNIIRLAPPLTITLEQIDQCVSIIKKVFDSFKN from the coding sequence ATGGATCCAATATCATCACAAATTCAAGAATGTACCTCAAAGGAGTTGATTGAGATGGAATCAGAGTTTGCAGCACACACCTATCACCCAATTCCAGTTGTATTTAAAAAGGCATCAGGCGTTCATGTATGGGACGTTGAAGAGAAACAATATTTTGACTTTTTAAGTGCATACTCTGCAGTCAATCAAGGACATAGTCACCCAAAGATTGTATCAGCATTGATTACCCAAGCACAAAAGTGTGCCTTGAGTTCTCGTGCTTTCTATAATGAAGTATTTCCACAATATGCCAAATACATCACCGAATATTTTGGTTACGAAATGGTTTTACCAATGAACACTGGTGCCGAAGCCGTTGAAACCAGTATTAAATTAGCTCGTAGATGGGGTTACGTCAAGAAAGGAATCGCCGAGGACCAAGCAATCGTCATCAGTTGCAAGGGTTGTTTCCACGGTCGTACCATTGGTGTCATCTCCATGTCTGACGACCCTTCATCCTACAATAAATACGGACCATTAATGAATGGTATCATCAAGATCGATTACAACTCCACCCAACAATTGGAAGAAGTGCTCTCTCAACATGCTGATCGTGTTTGTGGTTTCATTGTGGAACCAATTCAAGGTGAAGCTGGTGTCGTTGTACCTGACGAAGGTTACTTAAAGAAATGCTATGAACTCTGTAAGAAATATAATGTACTCTTGGTCGCCGATGAAATTCAAACAGGTCTTTGTCGTACCGGTAGAATGTTATGCAGTGATTGGGATGGTATCAAACCAGATCTCGTCTTGCTCGGTAAGGCAATCAGTGGTGGTTTACTCCCAATCTCTGCCGTACTCGGTGGTAAGGATGTTATGTTAACCATTAAACCAGGCGAACATGGTAGTACCTATGGTGGTTCCCCATTGGCAAGTGCCGTAGCTATGGCCGCACTTGATGTACTCAGAGACGAAAACCTCGCTGAAAATGCTCAAAAATTGGGTGAACACTTTAGAGCCCAAATCTCAAATATTAACCATCCTGCCATCCAACTCGTTCGTGGTAAAGGTCTCTTAAATGCTATCGTCATCGATCCAAATTTCACTGTCTCTGCTTGGGatatttgtattaaatttGCTGAAAATGGTCTCTTGGCTAAACCAACTCATGATAATATCATTCGTTTAGCTCCACCACTCACTATTACCCTCGAACAAATCGATCAATGTGtttcaatcattaaaaaagtttttgattcttttaaaaattaa